A single region of the Anguilla rostrata isolate EN2019 chromosome 11, ASM1855537v3, whole genome shotgun sequence genome encodes:
- the racgap1 gene encoding rac GTPase-activating protein 1 encodes MDTAMVNVQGLFDNLRAHVEVLSEGVEPQFIQMALNFEDCRRKWLKLEQDLGSCKEVLAKAETERGALEVKLKHARNQVDVEIRRRQRAEADCEKLDRQIQLIRELLISESSSNSIQLNEEQRSALAFLNARSQASQLNTSRRLTTIDESASSLSDISYDQTNESLDWDSSAVKMVRLKKRQKRRSSRNHTEGPLSVAKRSRSTGRPSDKLNESIVARTTLTVPADGGSIEAVATIETVPYWTRSRRKTSVVQGWESDSTSAENVPKLISKPERVPVSEPSTPQGNGGVRLHEFISKTVIKPESCVPCGKRIKFGKLSLKCRDCRVVSHPECRDRCPLPCIPTLAGTPVRIGEGTLADYVPASSPMIPSLVVHCVNEIEHRGLHEAGLYRGYAVRAEGSSAGKTVPPRATVEASAICGLLKDFLRNLKEPLLTFRLNRTFMEAAEIQDDDNSIAMMYQTISDLPQANRDTLAFLVIHLQRVAQSTDTKMDVSNLARVFGPTLVGHAVPDPDPRTILQDTKRQPKVIERLLSLPVEYWSQFMMVDPDQALPGHMIIENTNCYATPEHKVSMLGPLTTPEHQMNKTPSSSSLSQRMKSTFGRNTPIFGCKTKSATNLGQQSGFFSPIV; translated from the exons ATGGACACCGCGATGGTAAACGTGCAGGGCTTGTTTGATAATCTGCGGGCGCACGTGGAGGTCCTGAGCGAAGGCGTCGAGCCTC AGTTTATCCAAATGGCGCTGAACTTTGAGGACTGCCGGCGGAAGTGGCTGAAGCTGGAGCAGGACCTGGGATCTTGTAAGGAAGTTCTGGCCAAGGcggaaacagagaggggggccTTGGAAGTCAAGCTCAAGCACGCTCGCAACCAGGTGGACGTGGAGATCCGCCGGCGCCAGAGGGCAGAGGCTGACTGCGAGAAATTG GACCGTCAGATCCAGCTGATCCGGGAGCTGCTGATCTCGGAGAGCTCCAGCAACAGCATCCAGCTCAACGAGGAGCAGCGGTCGGCGCTGGCCTTCCTCAACGCGCGCTCGCAGGCCTCGCAACTGAACACCAGCCGCAG GTTAACCACAATAGACGAGTCTGCCTCCAGTCTGTCGGACATCAGCTACGACCAGACCAACGAGTCTCTG GACTGGGACTCGTCTGCGGTGAAGATGGTGCGGCTGAAGAAGAGGCAGAAAAGA CGCTCCTCCCGAAATCACACCGAGGGGCCCCTCTCTGTCGCCAAGAGGTCCCGTTCCACTGGCCGCCCGTCTGATAAG CTGAACGAGTCCATTGTGGCCAGAACCACTCTGACGGTGCCTGCAGATGGTGGCTCCATCGAGGCTGTCGCCACCATAGAGACAGTGCCCTACTGGACCCGCAGCAGGAGGAAGACat CAGTAGTTCAAGGCTGGGAGTCTGATTCCACCTCAGCTGAGAACGTGCCAAAGCTGATCAGCAAGCCGGAGAGGGTCCCTGTGTCCGAGCCCAGCACCCCGCAAGGCAACGGAGGGGTCCGCCTGCACGAGTTCATCTCCAAAACG GTCATCAAGCCGGAGTCGTGCGTGCCGTGCGGGAAGAGGATCAAGTTCGGCAAGCTGTCCCTGAAATGCCGCGACTGCCGCGTGGTCTCTCACCCGGAGTGCCGGGACCGCTGCCCCCTGCCCTGCATACCCACGCTCGCCGGCACCCCCGTCAGGATCGGAGAG gGCACCCTGGCAGACTATGTCCCTGCCTCATCTCCCATGATTCCCTCTCTGGTTGTTCACTGCGTCAATGAGATTGAGCACAGAGGGCTGCATGA GGCCGGGCTGTACCGG GGCTACGCGGTGAGGGCTGAAGGAAGTTCTGCGGGGAAGACTGTCCCTCCTCGGGCAACGGTGGAAGCATCCGCCATCTGCGGCCTCCTGAAGGACTTCCTGCGGAACCTCAAAGAGCCGCTGCTCACCTTCCGCCTCAACCGCACCTTCATGGAGGCCGCCG AAATTCAGGATGATGACAACAGCATCGCCATGATGTACCAGACCATCAGCGACCTGCCCCAAGCCAACAGGGACACGCTGGCCTTCCTCGTCATTCACCTGCAGAG GGTCGCTCAGAGCACAGACACCAAGATGGACGTGTCAAACCTGGCTCGCGTGTTTGGCCCCACGCTGGTGGGTCACGCAGTGCCCGACCCGGACCCCCGGACCATCCTGCAGGACACCAAGCGCCAGCCTAAG GTGATTGAGCGTCTCTTGAGCCTGCCTGTGGAGTATTGGAGCCAGTTCATGATGGTGGATCCTGACCAGGCCCTCCCAGGTCACATGATCATTGAGAACACCAACTGCTACGCCACCCCTGAACATAAAG TGAGCATGCTGGGGCCCCTGACCACCCCCGAGCACCAGATGAACAAGACCCCGTCCTCCAGCTCGCTGTCCCAGCGCATGAAGTCCACCTTCGGCCGGAACACTCCCAT ATTCGGATGCAAGACCAAGTCTGCGACCAACTTGGGCCAGCAGTCCGGCTTTTTCTCTCCAATCGTGTAG